The segment TAAGACTTGCCTCTCAAACATCAATATCCACCTATTTCAAACTGCAAAGCAAAATCGATTACTACTTACCACATCCCAGGGAGACAGAGATTGACGATGAGTTGAGTAAATGAAGAAGCCAGCAAAActaaaaaggaaaatgaaaaaatGCCCTGCAACAAAATAACCGGTATTGAACAAATCATTCTGCTGATAATATATATAATTTCCCTGATTTATTACAGTAAATTCTGATTAATCAAGACAAATCAAGTTATGGTCCTAGTAGTTCGTGACATATATAAAAATGGTCACAATGGTCCAAGAGGTAAATGGCTTTAGACGTGAGGTGGCATCAGCCCATCACAACTAACaaggaaaaatgaaaaatataCCCTGCAATAAAATATCTGATATTAGACAAATTGTAATGTTGAGAACATATCTAACTGCCCTGATTTGTTACTGTAAATAGTGATTAATCAAAACAGATCAAGTTATGGCTCTAGATATAAGAGAGTCTGACTTCATCGGTTAACAAGAACAATGATGCAAGATGTAAATGACTTCAGACGCAACGAGCTTAGAAATCAGTTACAAATCATAAGAACCATACAGTTTGCAACTAGCTAACAATCACAAAATCAATTAGAAAAACTTACCCATTTTCATAAAATCTTTTACATTTTATAAAAAAGTTGAACAAGGATTGAAGATAAAAATTGTGGAgagaattttaaaatattttccaattttcttcagATTCTATACAGTTTATGCAAGTTTTAGCGGATATTAGATGGATAGGAATTGGAATAAACCTTATTTTCAGTTGACAAATACTTTTTGGAAGTTTTCTTTATAAAAACTAGACAACTAAAATATATTAGCCATTAAAACTTCCCAAATTGTCACTTAAAATGAGAAAAAGTTGAATGTACCGCCACATGCAGCTCTGCAGTGCGTGACTCTTCTCAAAAGACTCAACCATCTTCACTTGTTCTATTACAAAATTTACAGTCACTTGACTCTGTAAACTTGTATAGATGTTAATTCTAGTATAACAGCTAATGATTTTGCATTGCTTTAAATTTTAACCATCCAAATTAGGCATCAGATAAATTTTGGACAATGACAGATTGGATGTTGTAAAGAACATATAGCAACCTGATCATGTAATCTCgtttaaatgttattttattataaaagcatgacctaggttcaaaatttGACACACTCCAGTcagactttgattttgatatgttgaGGACAGGTTTCAAATGCATGCCCAATGTTTCTTACACTCATCCAAGTTGCTTCCCTGCCTTCTAGACACTCACTAGATTTCCACTCCAGTTTGCAGCACTAGTTAATACACACCAGTCTCACAAGCAATCTGAGCAACCCCAATAATACTCCAAATTGCAGGAAGAATAACTACAACCCTGCAAACGATGGCTTCCCCACACAATTGGGAGTTCACAATAGAATGCCTATGGGGCAGGTGATACGCACCAGTCTCACAAGCAATCTGAACAACCCCAAGAATACTCCAAATTGCAGGAAGAATAACTCCAACCATGCAAACTATAAAAGGTGCATGAGCCTCACCTTTGCAAATGTGGCAAAAGGGGCTTCCCTACACACTTTGGGGTTTGCAATAGAGTGCCTACGAGACAGGTAGGGAGGTAGTGGTGCAATGGCTGTAGAATAGATTCAAATTTGATCTGTACAATCGCACATATTTCGTCACCAAAGATTCAAATCATAATGGTTAATTGCCTCAATTAATGCAAAACGAGACCTATAATTTATATGAAGGATTATATGTTTCGGGCTGTGGTCCAGGGATGCTATCATGGGTaagatcaaatttcaaattcagGCGAGCTTCAGGGTAAGAATGTGTTGGAATTTAGAAGTGTATTCATTAAAAAATCCACAGAATAAAAGGAAACTGAGATCCCATATCCCTGACTTAGTGagattaaaataaaaagaaatgtttACAAtgttaaaattattgaaaaaagaACATATACAGAGTCAGAGAGGAGATGGAGATGAATTACCTTGAGTTTCAAGTGGTTGAATATCATCGTATGAAGGCAAGGACGACTCCTCTGATAATCTCTGCAAGGCCACCTTCATTCGCTTCATCTTAGCCTTCCCTCTATACCAAAATTGAGAGACTCTGAAAACAAGGACCTGGTTTATTCATTAAATAATCCAAAAAAACAAAAGGAAACTGAGATCCCGTAACCCTGAGTGAAATTCAAATAAAAAGAAATGGTTACCACGTTAAAATTATTGGAAAAAGAACATACATAGAGTCGGAGAGGAGATGGTGCTGAATTACCTTGAGTTTCAAGTGGTTGAATATGCAGAGATTCATTCGCTTCATCCTGGACTTCCCTCTATACCGAAACAGAGGGACTCTGAAAACGAGGACTTGGTTTAAATGTCATCTTAGACAAAATCCCATGATATTTATTGTTTGGCGCGTCTAACGGAACCTTTGTTTAAACGGTAAAAtttgcttttttgttttgtttttttaaattgtgcatcttaatttgttttattttattttatttaaaatatatatatatatatatatatatatatatatatatatatatatatatatatatatatatatatatatatatatatatatttatttatttattgtttggcGCGTCTAACGGAACCTTTTGTTTAAACTGTAAAAtttgcttttttgttttgttttttaaattgtgCATCTtaatttgttttattatattttatttaaaatatatatatatatatataatctgtttagcataaaatttaattgttttgaTATATTTGTAAGTCAAGCTATTTTACAATTAAAATATGTTATATTGTTTTTTCAAAATCTAGAATTTGTTTTATACTTAAAATGTGTCATGTTATTTGTAGAAATATGCTCATCTTAGATAAGATTATAATCCATGATCCTTCTTTCCCATAAGGTTCAAtgtatttaaatttgaattcttgTATTCTAAAGTTGACGTTCTTGGGATTTGACTGCAACCCATCAACATAAGTATCTAAATTTAAAAGGTGTATTTAGATTTATGTATTTATATGGTGTACCAAGGAATATGATATTGTAATATATGGTTTGATGGAGATGCTAATGTGTGGCATGTCCATTGAGTTAGTTAAATTAGATTATGTGAACAAGTTTTGCAATCAATTATATTGAACAGTATACCTACATGGAATTAAGTGGTTTAACCTTCCATTGTGTTATTAGGAGGTCTTTATAAGGGAAGTGAATATGAAAAGAATATCATATGCTTCTAAGATCTCTTAAAGTGACTTCTTTCTTGAGGAGTATTGTATAGTGTTATCCTACCTCGAGGATTCATTCTATTTCTACAGATATTGAATATTAGAACATCTTGGCCCATAAACAAATCATGTGTAGTGTTTAATCTCTCTTTTATGTTATCCTATAGACAATACTATATTCTTGGATCTTAACAAATTATATTAGAGCTTTGACTAAACATAGTAAATTGGTTactagttttttcttttttttaaagagTCAAAATTATTATTGATGGTCTTGCATCTCACATGtgtcttcaaacaaaaggattttAAATTCAttggaaagagaaagggagagctTTCTAAAAATTAATTACACTGAAGATTTGAAGTGGTATCAAAAGAGATATGGTGATCTAAATTTGTCCTATAATtttacttttattatttttttaacataGAACTTTAAGGTAAATTGTGGTATATTGCAAACCAAGTGAAAAAATCAACTTCCAACTATTAAAAAAAAGTTGAAAGCCTAGTTTTAATGGGCTTCTCAATTTTATCTTTTCTCAGTAGTTGGTTTACTGTCTTTTTTAACTTGTATATTTCCTTTGATAGAGATTGATTTAATAGACATGTAAAGTgattttatgtttgttattttttttatcattcatcAATGTTGTGCCATTATTCTTCAATCATGAACCTTCTTTGTGGTTGTTAAAATTATTTGTTCTTTATTTTGACTATGTGGCATTTTCTTCTACATTTTTCTTATTTACTAATTGAGTCCTTCGATGACATCCTATGGTGTTACCTTATTTTCCTTGATTGAAAAAAAATCTCTTTGTTGCATTATGGCATTTCATCATTCCTCAGTCATGTGACATTTAGCTATATTTTCCTTGGTTGATAGATTGTTTTAATATTGAAAATTGTTTATGAATATTTTTTTGATATAAGCATCGATATGAGACCAATACAAGCTCTTGTGAGTACAACCATGAGACTAATACCAACTACTTTTCACCAGCCACACTAGAAACCACCTATTGAAGACCAAGACTCGTCATTTAGAAATCCATTTAAACCACTCCCACATTAGAAGCCAACTATGGAAAACCAAGAGTCACAACATAGAATTCCATATTATATGTCACCTTGGGTTTTAAAATTTGGTCTATATCTTGGATagattttctctttgttgcattgtgttatttgatcattccTTAGTTATATGACATTTGACTAAATTTTCCTTGGTTGTTTCTTGCATTTGGAGGAAAGACATTAAATTCTCTATTAGTATGGAATTATTTTAATCCCTCTTGGTTTGATCCATTCTTAGATGAGGTATTTTGTTATAGGGTTTCATTTGGCTTTTCTTTCACATTCTTAAGTAGTGTTGTCATGCAAGAGAATCTAGGTGCACACATGATCCTCTATTGTGTTAGGAATTAGGTGTTGTACTCCTTGCATAATACttttaatgtttaatttatttgtgTGTTTGGTTCACCTAGGggacctagatggacatgcatcgCTGGGAATTAACATTCATGGGGCCACTTTATGTATTACATATGTAAcatgaaatgtatttatttaatattgaaaaataataattactaAAGTATCTAATATAAAATTTAAGGTCAGCGGTTTTGTAATATCATGGTATTAGTCACATAGCTTTATGTAATACCACCTGGTGGTTTTGTGAgggcttgtttctataaaagctaacacaagggtagttgtttcaAGAAATTGGTTATTTTGGCTAAAGGGGTTGAGAGCATCTCTTGTTTAGAATTTCTAAGGGTTTGAAGCATGACATGGATATGTGTAAACATGCTTATTCGCATCCAAAGTGCTTGTAAAGAGCTTACATTTCAGAAGTGTTCATGGAGGACTTTAAAGATGTATTGTAATGACTTCATTGCTCAATAATACATGGAGTATAGATGATTTTGAAGGTTATTTTTCCCTCTTGATAGTTTTCCCATGCTATATCTTGTGTTAGTTTTGATGGATATTTTGTTTATTATCTTGCATGTagattttggatacatttttgcaTAGATTTCTCTTTTGGGTTATGTTGAAATTGTCATTAAAAGGCTGCAAGTTTCGTTTCATTTAGTATCAAAGCCTTAGTTGTGGTTGTTATAACCCTTGGTGGAGTAAATCTTTGTTAAGTTTGAATCTATGGCTTGCATGAAAGAAAAGAGGCATGGCAAGATATGAGGATATTGTGTAGGTTGTTCCTTGCAAATTTGAACTTTTTGGGTTGTAGATTTGTGGTCATTTTTTGCAGATTTGATTTTATGAGTCTTTGTTT is part of the Cryptomeria japonica chromosome 10, Sugi_1.0, whole genome shotgun sequence genome and harbors:
- the LOC131076570 gene encoding uncharacterized protein LOC131076570 codes for the protein MKRMNLCIFNHLKLKVLVFRVSQFWYRGKAKMKRMKVALQRLSEESSLPSYDDIQPLETQGHFFIFLFSFAGFFIYSTHRQSLSPWDVQAGSSCLRSSSPPRVESKAWSSYLSPSLTLAEEAAEGDWNLMVEWPG